The Porites lutea chromosome 9, jaPorLute2.1, whole genome shotgun sequence sequence TGAGCAATGTAAAGCAGCTCAACATCAAAAGCCCTGCAAAGGAAGAAAACGTGGGTGGTCAGCTAATAACAGACAAATACACGTGAAAACAACGAGGAATTgggtttttaataataaatacagTAAAGTGGACATAAACACATAAGTTCTTTCTACACTTCTGGAATGCCTGGAACAGTCTACACATCTGACTGAGTTTATTGTGGGAAAAACCCTTACCAAGGTTTTGAGACTTTTTACATTGACCAGTTAGCGGAAATCCCTGGACACTGCTGGAAAAGAGGCCTTCAAAATCAGCGAAGTTACTAAGTTAGAGAGtaatacccccaaaaaactATCGAAGAAATGGCTCTGCAAAGTCCCGAAATTTTGCAGACGTTTGTGTGGTGGCAGCACAAATTTGTGCCACACGAATCTCTCTAcatctaaaaatatttacaattttatgGAGCTATAACTTCACTCGTTGCTGAAACATCAGCCTTAAACGTGGCAAGTTAACTAATTCTAAGGCATTCTTTGCAGCAGTGTCAAGTGCTAGCTTGTCCTTCGTCAGAGCAAATCAAGGAACTGTGAGACTTAGTTTCTATAACGACAGAGGGAGCTCCGCTTTTGCTTATAGATAAGATAAAGGAATAAAAGATTAGTTTAATGAAAAGAAGTGGTGTTACTTTggtcaaagaaaaagaaatcttaaTCTGGCCGCACATGCTGCAATTTGAAATGGGTCATTCTAGGGTTACATCAAGGTTATGTTActcgagacgattcgcaacgaagatttttagggcaacacagcgttgcaacattgttgcaacattgtttcgaatagttacaacattgttacAACATTGCAACGGTGGGTTGCACTAAAACTCGTctttgcgaatcgtcccgtgtaacatcacctttaaagcAGTTTTCCTCACCCTTTTAAGACTAGCTTTTTGTTAGGGTTCTAAGACTGATAACCTGGTCAAATACTGGTTTATCCTGAGGAGAGATTTTACCGACAATATATCTATTGCAAGGCTAAGATTCTTAACAGCGTTTTATTAGAACTTACCACCGTTCAACATGGAGTGCAGTAAAGGTTAACAGCGCTGCAGGTCTTGTAAAAAGTTTAAATCCACACTGAAACAATATGATGATCAAGAGCTAAGCAAACCAGTTTTTTAATTGAAACACAATGTGACACCTGACCTCACTACACCCTAAGGTCACTGTCCCAGCAAACTTCAGAAGCAAAGACAACATGATAATAAACGCTTTGATTGAAGTGGAAGTCAAATCCAGGGCTTCCAAACAACAAGTTCAGCAAGCGTACCACTCGGCCATGCTTGCTTCTTCCAACATAGTGACAAATAagtatattaaataaatattaaataaagttCTATAGGCAAAAATGACTTGGTTATTAAGGTGACATCACTCACTCAGGATAATATTCTCTCACCTGTGTGTCTCTAATTCCTCGAACACAAAGAAACCACACAAGGAAGTGAAAGCCATACATCAGGATGTTCCTCAAAAAAGACCGCTACAACGAAAAACATTCCTTTTACACAGTAGTCCTTACATTCCTTGGGCATAAAAGAGCAAGCAAAATACACAGACACGCgtggaaagagaaaaatatcagaagccctatCTGACATTCGGAGTAAAGAGCATCAATGAGCACAGAGAAAATGAAGGAGTTATGAGCTACCATCAACAACCCCACTACAACTTTTCTCATTACAGGTTAAAAAAAGTAGAGTATTCCATCCTTTCTTATCTTTACTTGAAGCTTAAAACTTGaatttacttttcatttattattaacaAAATATTTGTTATCAGTTTATTACTTACTTTTGCTACTGCTTCATCTTGAAGATGTGCTCGTGAACCACAAACTATCACAAATTTATTCCCCTGAATAAAGAAAAATCAATAACTAATCCATTAATAAAGGTAAGAGAAATGATCAAGTAATCATGTATACGAATGATTACACAAAATCAAGAGGCTGATTTGTTTAAACGCAAGTGTGAGTAACAAGCACATTGGACAACACAAATACCAATATTATTAATCAAAACTAAAACGAAAACTAGGATCAATAatttaaactaaaaataaaaggaCCAGAGCCTCCAAGAGTTGTTTCTAGACgtgaaatacagaaaaaaagagcCTATTCAACAATGTCCAGCTATTAAAGTGCACACAGTGATGTATATTGTCCCAATAGCTTAGGCATGACACATACTGGGCTGCTGATAGCCAATCACATTAgagaattttgttttagttatGGTTGGAGGGGCAATTACCACAAGAATGTCTCTTGAGTTCAGTTGagttcagttttcagttttcagtttttaagaGACTATGATAGAAATATCCCTAAGGTACACTACTCCCTAGTCCCTAATCCCTAAATTCTTTGCCCAAGGTTGTAAACCAATACACCTTTTCAAGAGAGATTTTTTCCCTTATAATGGCATTTGTATCATTGAGGTGCAGATGTCTCTCCTGCAAAATGTCCCATGCAGCAAGGAGCGACGATAGATGGTTGCATTTGCAGGCTAAATCAGCTCATGAATCCAGTTCACCAAGCTTAGCAAATAATAACTGCTCCCCTccaatttttttgcgttttcattGGTTCTACTAGCTCACGAGTTGTAACCTCAGAGTCAACAGTAAGCTCTTGGTTACACTtaataaatgaaatttttcacaTTAGTAATGAGCATACCTTCCTGCCATTAAGATCATCTAAGGCTTGTTCTAGTCTTGCCAAGTCAGAAAACTTACTGGCCCCATCGGCATCAGCCATAAGAATTCTTCTTCCTCTTGAGCTGAGCACACCCTACATAAAGGCAACAAAAAGATAAAGGCGGTGTGTATgggttagagaaaaataaaatgagctAGCTATACCTGCATAGAGAGACCAGGGccaggttgcataaaaccttctTAAGATAAGAGagctcttaacttttgttctggaacaataacctattgttttgaaagAATAGTTACGAGTTCCCTTAATCTTAAGATGTTTTTTGCAACCCCACCCAGGCCAATTGCAAATTGAGCAACAGCAaccaggattagctcagtcggtagagcgcttgactgcagagcagtAGGTCCAGCGCTCCAAGCTGCGACCATTTTGGTCGCCATggcgagtgaaaaaaaaaattggcgacTGAATTATCAGCGAAAGTCGCCATTTGGCGACCAAAGGATATAAGCTCAAAAGAATAAAGTTGACTTCACGTTTTATCGCTTTTTAACTGAATCATcgttaaattaaagaaatattaccAAGCTTTTCTTCTGTGTAAATTCAATGATGAATCTGTTCCTCTTGCATGGCAAGACATGTGTACAGTTCTGGCATAAGGATCTGCGTATCGCAGCTTCGAATTCATTGagcggccattttgaaaactcagGTGGGAGAAACTGGGGAGAGCCCAAACTACTTCCGGCGGGGGTTGACTTACACCCAGGCCACCCCGACAGAATACTGAATACGTTGTCGTGATAAATTCAAGTGTTAGCACTGCTTTTTCGTGATTAGAAAACCATATATAGATATTTATTAGGATAACTAAGAATAACTTGATACTGATATACGTCAACAATGAGTGGAAGTTATTCAGGCAAGTTTCATTTAGCACGTACAAACAGTATTTTTGTCATCAACTTTGAAGTAAGAAACGTTTATTTAGGCCAGaagtattgttattgttattgttgattCAAGTTTTAATTTACATATGTGAGTGGTTTCAATGCCAATGATTTAGCTAAAGAAAGATGTTTCTTAGCAAGTAGACGGTACGAACAAATGTATATTCACGTAATCGTATCTGATCAGATTTGTTTCAATGATATCACTGCAAATACATGTTCCGGGTTTCAACATCCGACTTTGTAGTAAATTGTTCTGGTTACCTCTCATAAATGTCTTTGCCTGTTTTTGCCATCTTGTACTGCGTTTACAACCCGCAGGCAAGTAACAATGGAGTGTTAAAAACACGATTTATTTCCGTACACAACGTTCAGCAGTAGCTCCTTCATGTAAGTAGCATGAAGTGTCTTGCGTTAAtgaaacgacaatttttggcgACCGAAATTTTCCATTGGCGACCATTTTAAAAATGAAGGTCGCCAAAAGGCGACTTATTGAAAAAATGAGCTTGGAGCGCTGAGGTCGCGGGTTAGATTCCTGGAACCTGACCAATACtcactccctttgcactgcaagcggctagaccttccTGTGGCACGGATGACCGCGTAacatggcggtcccgtctccagttggagGCGTAAAAATAGTATCAccaattagtactttcatgctaaataccttgacactcaaataaagtgtcTTTTTGTTAAATCAAAAATTCTAAGTTTACATGTAAAACACAAATATTGCTCTAGCTACTATTCTCAAGGTTGAGCTCTagtaagaaaatttgggcaaatcATATTAGAGTCAGCCAGGGTAGCCAGCACCAAGGGTGTCCTTGTCATCGAAGAGTACAAATCAGTTACATGGGGCAATCAGTAAagtagcgggggggggggggggtactagAGCCAGCCCTGATTCCTCACAAACCCCCTATACGTTAGGCTAGCTTATTAACAAAAacttacaaagaaaaataattactgGTTGAAAGGTGACAGGGGGCTCTTGCACTGTAACACTATGATAGACCAGACCAGAATTTTATACTGTACAAGCATATTGCTGGACTATAACTACTGGTATGGATGTCTTTGCATTTTGTACAAGCTGTAGTCATTTAGTAACAATAATTTAGATGTAGTACTTGTTCATTTTACATCTTTACCCACTGAGAGCTAATCAAATCCCTTCCTCTTGTCTCAACTTATCTTACCATCCTTACTGCACCACCCTTGCCTCGGTTCTGCTCAAAAGTCAAAAGTCGTATTTTATGGACACCATATCTCTTCACATACTCTAATGCCACCTATAAAGTAAAATAGGATAAAATACAACTTTAAATAAAAtgactaatttttttaaaaagtctattATACTGGAAGTTGTGTTATTCAGACAAGGCTGGGCTCTAAGGAAAATTAAGGgaagcccagtgctctgaaactctaaaatctagggtgcccagcatatgatttgtacaaaaaaacTAGGATTCCTTAGTCACCCAATAGGAAAAGGTAGGTGCCAGGGGACAACAGGCTCTGCTAAAGCACAGTTCTGTCATTGACAGAACTTCCAAACATTCTCCACTTTGTGCTAAAACAAACTGGGGAAAACAAAACCTTCAATTCACAGCATAATGATTTCACAAGTACCCTGGCACCAGAGGTCTGCTCTTAAAAATGTAATAAACCCTACATCCATGAATTAAAGACAATAAACAAAGTCAAAGCTCTCTTAAAAAACAAAGTCATAAGTGGGCAGTTCTACTCATTGCATCCATAAAAATAATACTATTTTGAACTCTGTGCTAGTAGAAACCATTCCCATACTAAGCAGCTGACTccgggcgctttccaaaagttagaactggccggccggaccatggCCGGACCAGATATTTTGGCAATGAATTAGCCTTTTTTCCAatagtttttgctgaaaaaaccatctcctttgggtataatatttaggatttgactgatgtTTGGTTAGTTTTGATAAAAAGTGAAGTTCTCATTACGATGGGAATGGGCTGGCtagtcagttctgacaaatggaaagagcCCTCCGATTGCAGACCTTTTTTTCTGCTTCCTGAAGATATTCTCCAACTGTTTACTCTTGTACTGTTATTGTGATATCTAAGCAAGGCTTGACTGATTCTTTGAACTGTGCAGAACACCTATTTCTATGTTCCTTTTAACTGACTCAAAATTGAATTCTCTCATTTTCATTGGCTGCAAAGTAGTACTCAAATCAACCATCACTTGAGAGCAGACACCTGTAACAGCTAGCCTTATTCTTTCTCACTCACCTTAGAAGTTTCATCTTTGCTACCATCATCTACAACTAGAATTTCGTATGTGAAAGATGgcttatttttctgaaaaaaaaaaggatgccAAGCAATCAAGTTAATTATTTACTAGAGTGACCCATATATAATGATTAACAAAAACACACCTATAACTCTATAAAaatattatcattaaaaaaattgtaaataatatttttaatgatgTTATAGGTGTGGAAACTTATAAAAACAACTGACAACTTACTGTGTTGAGGAAAAAGCCAATCAGGTGTGAGAAAACTTAACTGCAAATAGCAATGGGAATTAGCTTGTGGTTTTGTAATCTGCTTCTTAGTCAAGAGCTTTTGGCTTTTTGTTGTCGCTTTGTAATCTACTTCCAATTCTAACAATAAATAATCCTTAAATATTTCAGGTGTTAACAGTTTTCCAAGTTTGAATTTAAACACCAATGGTATCATTATACTCTAGCGCTGGGTATcaaagtcttttcttgcatACAGCGAGATGCTTCAGTGTAGCGACACTCGtgagagaaaaaaaggttttggtCCAGAGAATTTATGTGCAGGTCACTAAAGACTTTACCAAAACCAGATGCTAAGCATAGAAAGTCTGTGGCACATGGGGTAACCGTTCATCATGGCCCTTTGGGCTAATGGGTGCATAAGGCTGCAAATAGTAAAATCATGTTTCCTATAGTCCTTGGCAAAGGGGAGAAATACAGTGAATGTGGGAAGGTGTGCTGAAAAATCACATATAATGGAAGCTGAAGCCAAGTTTTCCCTGATCTAAGTTCTAATCAAGACAATGACTACTTCAAGAAATAAACCACTTTAATGTGATCAGAGCTTTCATTAAGGGAAGTTTCAACTTGTTAGCACCTGTTACAGCTGAACTCACTTGATATTATGGGTGCATGATCCAAGTGGAAAGCAAAAGATGACACTATAAATTTTTTGTAAGATGTTACGGGTGAATCTTCATTAATTTTGCTACAACTACTTTgaaacttaatgacagctctgatCATACTTAACTACTAACAGGCTGTCCACACTTGGTGTTCTAGAACCAGTACCTGGGTACCAGCACACAATGGTTTTGTGTTCACACCCTGATTCTTTCACCTCTCATTTCAAGTTCAGATAGTAGGCCCCAGCGCAACACTTTGCGCTCaagaaaaattttgagcttgacttgtgggcaagtctaA is a genomic window containing:
- the LOC140947445 gene encoding dolichyl-phosphate beta-glucosyltransferase-like, encoding MNVISVFHGLSFTTLFYALLLLIPVILVTILIGVRLTTWNPVPMFSRFESEKYYKDPNKNNATYPFPFMEEEGSIDLSVIVPSYNEEERLPIMLNETLEYLENEEKNKPSFTYEILVVDDGSKDETSKVALEYVKRYGVHKIRLLTFEQNRGKGGAVRMGVLSSRGRRILMADADGASKFSDLARLEQALDDLNGRKGNKFVIVCGSRAHLQDEAVAKRSFLRNILMYGFHFLVWFLCVRGIRDTQCGFKLFTRPAALLTFTALHVERWAFDVELLYIAQRLKIALAEVAINWTEIDGSKMIPFWSWLQMGKDLILISLRYVVGAWRIEPMKLKSQ